One Streptomyces sp. P9-A2 DNA window includes the following coding sequences:
- a CDS encoding IS3 family transposase codes for MADDAFTGVEGVLGVTAACRLTGRSRATHYRRLRPAPPRRPRKPQVQPSALTAEERSAVMELMNSDEYAELAPAQIWARELDAGRYHCSVSTMYRILREKGQSGERRRQATHPAQAVPELVATAPSQVFTWDITKAAGPAKGIWYHAYVIIDIFSRYIVGHTVEAAESAERAEELIRETIVRNGIVPETVHADRGTSMTSKKVSQLLIDLGVTRSHSRPKVSNDNPYSEAQFKTTKYMSDYPERFDSLAHAREWFDAFIAYYNHEHRHSGIGWHTPASVHFGTAEEVRDQRAVTLAEAYARHPERFGRRPRPPEIPQTAWINDPSKRREPAPQTS; via the coding sequence GTGGCCGATGACGCGTTCACCGGCGTCGAGGGCGTGCTGGGTGTGACTGCGGCGTGCCGGCTGACCGGCCGCTCGCGGGCCACCCACTACCGCCGGCTGCGTCCGGCGCCACCACGCCGGCCCCGCAAGCCGCAGGTCCAGCCCTCGGCCCTGACGGCCGAAGAACGGTCTGCGGTAATGGAGTTGATGAACAGCGACGAGTACGCCGAACTGGCGCCCGCGCAGATCTGGGCCCGCGAGCTGGATGCCGGGCGCTACCACTGCTCGGTCTCCACGATGTACCGGATCCTGCGCGAGAAGGGCCAGTCCGGCGAGCGCCGAAGACAGGCCACCCACCCCGCCCAGGCGGTGCCCGAGCTGGTGGCCACCGCCCCGTCGCAGGTGTTCACCTGGGACATCACCAAGGCGGCCGGACCGGCAAAGGGCATCTGGTATCACGCCTACGTCATCATCGACATCTTCAGCCGCTACATCGTCGGCCACACCGTCGAGGCCGCTGAATCGGCCGAACGGGCCGAGGAGTTGATCCGCGAGACCATCGTCCGCAACGGGATCGTGCCCGAGACCGTGCACGCCGACCGCGGCACCTCGATGACGAGCAAGAAGGTCTCCCAGCTGCTGATCGACCTCGGGGTGACAAGGTCGCACTCGCGGCCGAAGGTCTCCAACGACAACCCCTACAGCGAGGCCCAGTTCAAGACCACGAAGTACATGTCGGACTATCCCGAACGGTTCGACTCGCTGGCCCACGCCCGCGAATGGTTCGACGCCTTCATCGCGTACTACAACCACGAGCACCGGCACTCGGGCATCGGCTGGCACACACCCGCCTCCGTCCACTTCGGGACCGCCGAGGAGGTCCGCGACCAGCGCGCGGTCACCCTCGCCGAGGCATACGCCCGCCACCCCGAACGCTTCGGCCGCCGCCCCCGACCACCCGAGATACCCCAGACGGCCTGGATCAACGACCCGTCCAAGCGCCGCGAACCCGCACCACAAACCTCATAG
- a CDS encoding large ATP-binding protein — protein MNPYDADTHPGPYLVVEVLGVGDVSVHALAHGPEEPLHQAATRVIEAAAALDERHESVLNAVQRAQRLLEGTGRGEVGRAQVSYALLRTSLPDLGDGLAQQDRAYSQLVESLSAYRRLLSSPEPAQHASNKSHGPGQETRPHRDDDWAVAGERGLVALEVVAAGGVRFRRNAIGEDPYISRERAQWQDPAVFPQTVQRLVADGLLHQDITENVYRPGQLLSLTAQGEADLRHRTSNRHDRQPGEPMRSEH, from the coding sequence GTGAACCCGTACGACGCAGACACACACCCTGGGCCTTATCTCGTCGTCGAAGTGCTCGGTGTCGGGGATGTCAGCGTGCACGCCCTCGCACATGGTCCGGAGGAGCCGCTGCACCAGGCCGCTACACGCGTCATCGAAGCCGCAGCGGCGCTGGACGAGCGACACGAGAGCGTGCTCAACGCGGTCCAGCGCGCTCAGCGGCTGCTCGAAGGCACTGGTCGCGGTGAAGTCGGCCGAGCCCAGGTCTCATACGCGCTGCTGCGCACATCTCTCCCGGACCTCGGAGACGGCCTGGCCCAGCAGGACCGGGCATACAGCCAGCTCGTCGAGTCCCTGTCCGCCTACCGCCGGCTTCTTTCCTCGCCCGAGCCTGCTCAACACGCGAGCAACAAGAGCCATGGGCCGGGCCAGGAGACGAGGCCCCACCGGGACGACGACTGGGCCGTTGCCGGGGAGCGCGGGCTGGTAGCCCTCGAAGTGGTTGCGGCCGGAGGTGTTCGCTTTCGCCGCAACGCGATCGGCGAGGACCCGTACATCTCGCGGGAGAGGGCCCAGTGGCAGGACCCGGCGGTCTTCCCACAGACCGTGCAGCGGCTGGTCGCCGACGGGCTACTGCATCAGGACATCACCGAGAACGTGTACCGGCCCGGCCAGCTCCTCTCGCTCACTGCGCAGGGGGAAGCCGACCTGCGTCACCGCACATCCAACCGCCACGACCGCCAACCCGGCGAACCCATGCGGTCAGAGCACTAG
- a CDS encoding acyl-CoA dehydrogenase family protein produces the protein MDHHLSPEHEELRSTIEAFAHDVVAPKIGDYYERHEFPYEIVREMGRMGLFGLPFPEEYGGMGGDYLALGIALEELARVDSSVAITLEAGVSLGAMPIHLFGTDEQKQEWLPRLCSGELLGAFGLTEPDGGSDAGGTRTTAVRDGDEWVINGSKCFITNSGTDITGLVTVTAVTGRKPDGRPLISSIIVPSGTPGFTVAAPYSKVGWSASDTRELSFSDVRVPAANLLGEEGRGYAQFLRILDEGRVAISALATGLAQGCVDESVKYAKERHAFGKPIGANQAIQFKIADMEMRAHMARVGWRDAASRLIGGEPFKKEAAIAKLYSSTVAVDNAREATQIHGGYGFMNEYPVARMWRDSKILEIGEGTSEVQRMLIARELGFVG, from the coding sequence ATGGACCACCATCTGTCCCCCGAGCACGAGGAACTCCGCAGCACGATCGAGGCGTTCGCGCACGACGTCGTTGCCCCCAAGATCGGCGACTACTACGAGCGCCACGAGTTCCCGTACGAGATCGTCCGCGAGATGGGCCGCATGGGCCTGTTCGGCCTGCCCTTCCCCGAGGAGTACGGCGGCATGGGCGGTGACTATCTCGCGCTCGGCATCGCGCTCGAAGAGCTGGCGCGGGTCGACTCCTCCGTGGCGATCACACTGGAAGCGGGTGTCTCGCTGGGCGCCATGCCGATACACCTCTTCGGCACGGACGAGCAGAAGCAGGAGTGGCTGCCCCGGCTCTGTTCCGGTGAACTGCTCGGTGCCTTCGGTCTGACCGAGCCGGACGGCGGCTCGGACGCGGGCGGCACCCGCACGACCGCGGTGCGGGACGGCGACGAGTGGGTGATCAACGGCTCCAAGTGCTTCATCACCAACTCCGGTACGGACATCACGGGCCTGGTCACGGTCACCGCCGTCACCGGCCGCAAGCCGGACGGCCGTCCGCTGATCTCCTCGATCATCGTGCCGTCGGGGACGCCCGGGTTCACGGTCGCGGCGCCGTACTCGAAGGTCGGCTGGAGCGCCTCGGACACGCGCGAGCTCTCCTTCTCGGACGTGCGGGTCCCGGCGGCGAACCTCCTCGGTGAAGAGGGTCGAGGATATGCCCAGTTCCTCCGGATTCTCGACGAGGGCCGGGTCGCCATCTCCGCGCTAGCGACGGGTCTCGCGCAGGGTTGCGTGGACGAGTCCGTGAAGTACGCCAAGGAGCGGCACGCCTTCGGGAAGCCGATCGGGGCGAACCAAGCGATTCAGTTCAAGATCGCCGACATGGAGATGCGGGCGCACATGGCACGGGTCGGCTGGCGGGACGCGGCGTCGCGCCTCATCGGCGGGGAGCCCTTCAAGAAGGAGGCGGCGATCGCGAAGCTCTACTCCTCCACGGTCGCCGTCGACAACGCCCGCGAGGCCACGCAGATCCACGGCGGCTACGGCTTCATGAACGAGTATCCGGTGGCCCGGATGTGGCGGGACTCCAAGATCCTGGAGATCGGCGAGGGCACCAGCGAGGTGCAGCGCATGCTGATCGCCAGGGAGCTGGGCTTCGTCGGGTGA
- a CDS encoding DUF4913 domain-containing protein, which translates to MADTSPTSPGPEPYRVPDADLDDLASTLAKTMAEVRQHGVILDRLGSEPDPGAIQPPDGAPEAEAADGKKPDGPASVFILALGGKEYAVELAALSDWVNYLFLPVYGREISTSRPWCAHWHEHPEAVARLHALWLAWQQFTDTEAGLSGPSTWHRDHLDQTLAHLRAPDGPFAACTTSATRPNHRVLATPAPEQAGVTA; encoded by the coding sequence ATGGCCGACACCAGCCCGACCTCCCCCGGCCCCGAGCCGTACCGCGTCCCCGACGCAGACCTCGACGACCTCGCCAGCACCCTCGCCAAGACCATGGCCGAGGTCAGGCAGCACGGCGTCATCCTCGACCGCCTCGGCTCCGAGCCCGACCCCGGCGCCATCCAGCCGCCGGACGGCGCTCCGGAAGCCGAGGCGGCTGACGGGAAGAAGCCCGACGGCCCCGCCTCGGTGTTCATCCTCGCCCTGGGCGGCAAGGAGTACGCCGTCGAACTCGCTGCCCTCAGCGACTGGGTGAACTACCTCTTCCTGCCGGTGTACGGCCGGGAGATCAGCACGAGCCGTCCCTGGTGCGCGCACTGGCACGAACACCCCGAGGCCGTCGCCCGGCTCCACGCACTCTGGCTCGCCTGGCAGCAGTTCACCGACACGGAGGCTGGCCTGTCCGGCCCCTCGACCTGGCACCGCGACCACCTGGACCAAACCCTGGCGCACCTGCGTGCGCCCGACGGACCGTTCGCGGCCTGCACGACCAGCGCAACTCGCCCCAATCACCGGGTGCTGGCCACCCCGGCGCCCGAGCAGGCGGGGGTGACGGCGTGA
- a CDS encoding aminotransferase class I/II-fold pyridoxal phosphate-dependent enzyme — protein MQALSNHNWDYAREEGVHGCVLEPSSGGLLRTPDDRSIVNMSSYSYLGLDEHPKIIAAAAAAVQRTGVLNSSLSRVRMTMPLLEEAEAELSDLFDADTGTINSCAAAAWATLPVLASGLLTGENPPVVVFDERAHFCMLALKAACADETQVMTVLHNDMEALEEICREHEAVAYICDSVYSTGGTVAPIRELMRLQAECGLFLYFDEAHSTSVVGANGRGHALDVMGSTNERTMIITSLNKGFGAAGRAIEPLPVMDHDGV, from the coding sequence ATGCAGGCGCTCAGCAATCACAACTGGGACTACGCCCGGGAGGAAGGCGTCCACGGATGCGTGCTGGAGCCGAGCAGCGGAGGGCTGCTGCGCACGCCCGACGACAGAAGTATCGTCAATATGTCGTCCTACTCATATCTGGGACTTGACGAACACCCCAAAATCATTGCGGCGGCCGCTGCTGCCGTTCAGCGCACCGGGGTCCTCAACAGCTCGCTGTCGCGCGTGAGGATGACCATGCCGCTCCTCGAGGAGGCCGAAGCCGAGCTGAGCGACCTGTTCGATGCGGATACCGGGACCATCAACTCGTGTGCGGCGGCGGCCTGGGCGACCTTGCCCGTTCTGGCTTCGGGTCTGCTGACAGGGGAGAATCCTCCCGTTGTCGTCTTCGACGAGAGGGCGCACTTCTGCATGCTGGCGCTGAAGGCGGCCTGTGCTGACGAGACGCAGGTTATGACCGTGTTGCACAACGACATGGAAGCCCTCGAGGAGATATGCCGCGAGCATGAGGCCGTTGCATACATATGTGATTCTGTTTACAGCACCGGTGGGACCGTCGCGCCCATCCGCGAACTCATGCGTCTTCAGGCGGAGTGCGGATTGTTCCTGTACTTCGACGAAGCCCACAGCACGTCGGTAGTGGGGGCAAACGGGCGCGGCCACGCCCTGGACGTGATGGGTTCGACCAACGAGCGCACGATGATCATTACCTCGCTGAACAAGGGATTCGGAGCCGCGGGGAGAGCCATTGAGCCTTTGCCAGTAATGGATCACGACGGTGTGTGA
- the dnaE gene encoding DNA polymerase III subunit alpha, which yields MTKPPFTHLHVHTQYSMLDGAARLNDMFKVSNEMGMTHIAMTDHGNLHGAYDFFHSAQKAGVTPIIGMEAYVAPESRRNKRKIKWGQPHQKRDDVSGGGSYTHLTMWATNKTGLHNLFKLSSDAYAEGWLQKWPRMDKEVLAQWSEGIVASTGCPSGEVQTRLRLGQFDEALQAAADYQDIFGKDRFFLELMEHDLDLEHRVRDDLLRVGKKLGLPPLVTNDSHYTYAHEATAHDALLCIQTGKNLSDPDRFRLAGGGYYLKSTDEMYALVNSDVWREGCDNTRLIADMVDTSGMFEKRDLMPKFDIPEGFTEVTWFREETMRGMHRRFPDGIPDDRMKQVEYEMDTIISMGFPGYFLVVADFIMWAKKQGIAVGPGRGSAAGSIVAYAMGITDLDPIPHGLIFERFLNPERVSMPDVDIDFDERRRVEVIRYVTEKYGADKVAMIGTYGKIKAKNAIKDSARVLGYPYAMGDRLTKAMPADVLGKGIDLDGITNPSHPRYNEAGEIRAMYENEPDVKKVIDTAKGVEGLVRQMGVHAAGVIMSSEPIVDHAPLWTRHTDGVTITQWDYPQCESLGLLKMDFLGLRNLTIMDDAIKMVKANKGIDLEMLALPLDDPKTFELLCRGDTLGVFQFDGGPMRSLLRQMQPDNFEDISAVSALYRPGPMGMNSHINYAERKNGRQEITPIHKELEEPLREVLSVTYGLIVYQEQVQKAAQIIAGYSLGEADILRRVMGKKKPDELAKNFTIFQAGAKKNGYSDEAIQALWDVLVPFAGYAFNKAHSAAYGLVSYWTAYLKANYPAEYMAALLTSVKDDKDKSAVYLNECRRMGIKVLPPNVNESEHNFAAQGDDVILFGLEAVRNVGTNVVESIIRSRKAKGKYASFPDYLDKVEAVACNKRTTESLIKAGAFDTMGHTRKGLTAHFDSMIDNVVAVKRKEAEGQFDLFGGMGEEESSEPGFGLDVEFTTDEWEKTYLLAQEREMLGLYVSDHPLFGLEHVLADKADAGIAQLTGGEHADGAVVTIGGIISGLQRKMTKQGNAWAIATVEDLAGSIECMFFPASYQLVSTQLVEDAVVFVKGRLDKREEVPRLVAMEMQVPDLSNAGIDAPVILSILENRVTPPLVTRLGEILSHHRGNSEVRIKVQGRQKTTVLRLDRHRVTPSPALFGDLKALLGSSCLV from the coding sequence GTGACAAAGCCGCCATTCACACATCTGCACGTCCACACCCAGTACTCGATGCTGGACGGCGCCGCGCGGCTGAACGACATGTTCAAGGTCAGCAACGAGATGGGCATGACGCACATCGCGATGACCGACCACGGCAACCTCCACGGGGCGTACGACTTCTTCCACTCCGCTCAGAAGGCGGGCGTCACGCCGATCATCGGGATGGAGGCGTATGTGGCGCCGGAGTCCCGCCGCAACAAGCGGAAGATCAAGTGGGGCCAGCCGCACCAGAAGCGGGACGACGTGTCCGGTGGTGGCTCCTACACCCACCTGACCATGTGGGCGACGAACAAGACCGGCCTGCACAACCTGTTCAAGCTCTCCTCGGACGCGTACGCGGAGGGCTGGCTGCAGAAATGGCCGCGGATGGACAAGGAGGTCCTCGCCCAGTGGTCGGAGGGCATCGTGGCCTCCACCGGGTGCCCCTCCGGAGAGGTCCAGACCCGGCTGCGCCTGGGGCAGTTCGACGAGGCGCTCCAGGCAGCCGCTGACTACCAGGACATCTTCGGCAAGGACCGCTTCTTTCTGGAGCTGATGGAGCACGACCTCGACCTCGAACACCGAGTCCGCGACGACCTGCTCCGGGTCGGCAAGAAACTCGGCCTCCCGCCGCTGGTGACGAACGACTCGCACTACACCTACGCGCACGAGGCGACCGCCCACGACGCGCTGCTGTGCATCCAGACCGGCAAGAACCTCTCGGACCCCGACCGCTTCAGACTGGCGGGAGGGGGCTATTACCTGAAGTCGACCGACGAGATGTACGCCCTGGTCAACTCAGACGTCTGGCGTGAAGGCTGCGACAACACCCGGCTGATCGCCGACATGGTCGACACCTCCGGCATGTTCGAGAAGCGCGACCTCATGCCGAAGTTCGACATCCCCGAGGGCTTCACCGAGGTCACCTGGTTCCGCGAGGAGACCATGCGCGGGATGCACCGCCGCTTCCCGGACGGCATCCCGGACGACCGCATGAAGCAGGTCGAGTACGAGATGGACACCATCATCTCGATGGGCTTCCCGGGCTACTTCCTCGTGGTCGCCGACTTCATCATGTGGGCCAAGAAGCAGGGCATCGCCGTCGGCCCCGGCCGCGGCTCCGCCGCCGGCTCGATCGTCGCGTACGCCATGGGCATCACCGACCTCGACCCGATCCCGCACGGACTGATCTTCGAGCGGTTCCTCAACCCCGAGCGCGTCTCGATGCCCGACGTCGACATCGACTTCGACGAGCGCAGGCGCGTCGAGGTGATCCGGTACGTCACCGAGAAGTACGGCGCCGACAAGGTCGCCATGATCGGCACCTACGGCAAGATCAAGGCGAAGAACGCCATCAAGGACTCCGCGCGCGTGCTGGGCTACCCGTACGCCATGGGCGACCGGCTCACCAAGGCCATGCCCGCCGACGTCCTCGGCAAGGGCATCGACCTCGACGGCATCACCAACCCCTCGCACCCGCGCTACAACGAGGCCGGCGAGATCCGCGCGATGTACGAGAACGAGCCGGACGTGAAGAAGGTCATCGACACCGCCAAGGGCGTCGAGGGCCTCGTGCGGCAGATGGGCGTGCACGCGGCCGGCGTGATCATGTCCAGCGAACCCATCGTCGACCACGCCCCGCTCTGGACGCGGCACACCGACGGCGTGACCATCACGCAGTGGGACTACCCGCAGTGCGAGTCGCTCGGCCTGCTGAAGATGGACTTCCTGGGCCTGCGCAACCTCACCATCATGGACGACGCCATCAAGATGGTGAAGGCCAACAAGGGCATCGACCTGGAGATGCTCGCGCTTCCGCTGGACGACCCCAAGACCTTCGAACTGCTCTGCCGCGGTGACACCCTCGGCGTCTTCCAGTTCGACGGCGGCCCGATGCGCTCGCTGCTCCGCCAGATGCAGCCCGACAACTTCGAGGACATCTCCGCCGTCTCGGCCCTCTACCGGCCGGGCCCGATGGGCATGAACTCGCACATCAACTACGCGGAGCGCAAGAACGGCCGCCAGGAGATCACCCCGATCCACAAGGAGCTGGAGGAGCCGCTCCGGGAGGTGCTGTCGGTCACCTACGGCCTGATCGTCTACCAGGAGCAGGTGCAGAAGGCCGCCCAGATCATCGCGGGCTACTCGCTCGGCGAGGCCGACATCCTCCGCCGCGTGATGGGCAAGAAGAAGCCCGACGAGCTGGCGAAGAACTTCACCATCTTCCAGGCCGGTGCCAAGAAGAACGGCTACAGCGACGAGGCCATCCAGGCCCTGTGGGACGTCCTGGTGCCCTTCGCCGGCTACGCCTTCAACAAGGCCCACTCCGCCGCGTACGGCCTCGTCTCCTACTGGACCGCGTACCTCAAGGCCAACTACCCGGCCGAGTACATGGCGGCGCTGCTCACCTCGGTCAAGGACGACAAGGACAAGTCGGCCGTCTACCTCAACGAGTGCCGCCGCATGGGCATCAAGGTGCTCCCGCCGAACGTCAACGAGTCGGAGCACAACTTCGCCGCCCAGGGCGACGACGTCATCCTGTTCGGCCTCGAAGCCGTGCGCAACGTCGGCACCAACGTGGTCGAGTCGATCATCCGCAGCCGCAAGGCCAAGGGGAAGTACGCCTCCTTCCCCGACTACCTCGACAAGGTCGAGGCCGTCGCCTGCAACAAGCGCACCACGGAGTCGCTGATCAAGGCGGGCGCCTTCGACACGATGGGGCACACCCGCAAGGGCCTCACCGCGCACTTCGACTCGATGATCGACAACGTGGTCGCGGTCAAGCGCAAGGAGGCCGAGGGCCAGTTCGACCTCTTCGGCGGGATGGGTGAGGAGGAGAGCAGCGAGCCGGGCTTCGGGCTCGACGTCGAGTTCACCACCGACGAGTGGGAGAAGACCTATCTCCTCGCCCAGGAGCGGGAGATGCTCGGCCTCTACGTCTCCGACCACCCCCTTTTCGGACTGGAGCACGTGCTCGCCGACAAGGCCGACGCGGGCATCGCCCAGCTCACCGGCGGCGAGCACGCGGACGGCGCGGTCGTCACCATCGGCGGCATCATCTCCGGCCTGCAGCGCAAGATGACCAAGCAGGGCAACGCCTGGGCCATCGCCACCGTGGAGGACCTCGCCGGTTCCATCGAGTGCATGTTCTTCCCGGCGTCCTACCAGCTCGTGTCGACCCAACTCGTCGAGGACGCGGTCGTGTTCGTCAAGGGCCGCCTCGACAAGCGCGAGGAGGTGCCGCGGCTCGTCGCCATGGAGATGCAGGTCCCCGACCTGTCGAACGCAGGCATCGATGCCCCAGTGATCCTCAGCATTCTCGAGAACCGGGTGACCCCGCCCTTGGTCACCCGACTCGGGGAGATCCTCAGCCACCATCGCGGCAACAGCGAAGTACGCATCAAGGTCCAAGGCCGACAGAAGACAACGGTGCTGCGTCTCGACCGACACCGCGTCACACCGAGCCCGGCGCTTTTCGGCGACCTCAAAGCACTGCTGGGATCCTCCTGCTTGGTTTGA
- a CDS encoding transposase, giving the protein MTSSKSAGSDPAPRPKRRTFSPEYKLRIVAEYDAAPQNEKGAVLRRERLYHSHVKEWRAARDAGALEKLVDQRTGPARPKKSAAEAENEKLRRQVERLEKELARNKAALEVMGKASALLEMISEGAD; this is encoded by the coding sequence ATGACCAGCAGCAAGTCCGCCGGATCCGACCCGGCTCCCCGGCCGAAGCGCCGCACTTTCAGCCCGGAGTACAAGCTGCGGATCGTGGCCGAGTACGACGCCGCCCCGCAGAACGAGAAGGGCGCGGTCCTGCGCCGCGAGCGGCTGTACCACTCGCATGTGAAGGAGTGGCGGGCCGCGCGGGATGCCGGGGCTCTGGAGAAGCTGGTCGACCAGCGTACCGGCCCGGCGAGGCCGAAGAAGTCTGCTGCCGAGGCGGAGAACGAGAAACTGCGCCGCCAGGTGGAGCGTCTGGAGAAGGAACTGGCGCGGAACAAGGCCGCGCTGGAGGTTATGGGAAAAGCTTCCGCGCTCTTGGAAATGATCTCCGAGGGCGCGGACTGA
- a CDS encoding glycosyl hydrolase, with amino-acid sequence MNDSLDFGLDDLSPVDDDSEEAMEALWTGDLTVLSQNHTTPNGSHSFVLAHDRSVTWGIPGEPQLVAIAVARDLRQSTFTFETSHHATASFAQNWLAERGCPLERIALHGGDYIEPADDLTLQVEQQIHKSGTRYEVLDTYTSDDNPSEAWTLVNDSQAAQAPVRLFYEEWNHGAGTYTMREGAFPDVGVAQTWLDERSEPLPEPPEYSDHNGAVVRARIARVALSRSAGTSPTPQTGLDAPRATAAVPVQRAVQGRLL; translated from the coding sequence GTGAACGACAGCCTCGACTTCGGCCTTGACGATCTCTCGCCGGTCGACGACGACTCCGAGGAGGCGATGGAGGCCCTCTGGACTGGCGACCTGACGGTGCTGTCCCAGAACCACACCACGCCCAACGGTTCGCACAGCTTCGTCCTCGCCCACGACCGATCGGTCACCTGGGGGATACCCGGCGAGCCACAGCTCGTTGCGATCGCGGTCGCTCGGGATCTGCGGCAGTCCACGTTCACGTTCGAGACTAGTCACCACGCCACGGCGTCCTTCGCACAGAACTGGCTGGCAGAACGCGGCTGCCCGCTCGAACGGATCGCACTGCACGGTGGCGACTACATCGAGCCCGCCGACGACCTCACCCTCCAGGTGGAACAGCAGATCCACAAGTCGGGCACCCGCTACGAGGTCCTCGACACCTACACCTCTGACGACAACCCCAGCGAGGCGTGGACACTCGTCAACGACTCCCAGGCCGCCCAGGCACCGGTTCGCCTCTTCTACGAGGAGTGGAACCACGGCGCCGGCACGTACACGATGCGCGAAGGCGCCTTCCCCGACGTCGGCGTCGCCCAGACCTGGCTGGACGAGCGCAGTGAACCGCTGCCCGAGCCTCCGGAGTACAGCGACCACAACGGTGCTGTCGTCCGGGCCCGCATCGCCCGCGTCGCCCTTTCCCGGTCCGCCGGCACCTCTCCGACACCGCAGACCGGGCTCGACGCGCCCCGTGCGACAGCGGCGGTACCGGTCCAGCGTGCGGTCCAGGGGAGGCTGCTGTGA
- a CDS encoding aminotransferase class I/II-fold pyridoxal phosphate-dependent enzyme: MQLRSTGHLKTEGPCLVVLCNPHNPTGSVLKEGELVQLAELVRRHGGMVISDEVHAPLAYPSATHLPFASLPGETASSITFTITSASKAWNISGIKCAEVILPHRNAVAAWDGSEMLRSTSNSTSTLGAVAAMAAYLDGAEWLDSVIDYLAGNRDVVSLFARTELPVIGYVEPEASYLSWLELPEWLGQGNAGPAEFISRAARVSAMEGADFGPVSKDFVRLGFATSWPVLLQALDRIADAIRGGPVK; encoded by the coding sequence ATGCAGTTGAGGTCGACAGGCCATCTGAAGACCGAGGGCCCGTGTCTCGTCGTCCTGTGCAACCCGCACAATCCGACAGGGTCCGTTCTGAAGGAGGGTGAGCTAGTACAGCTGGCGGAGCTGGTGCGCAGGCACGGCGGCATGGTGATCAGTGACGAGGTCCATGCCCCGTTGGCCTACCCCTCCGCCACGCACCTCCCCTTCGCCTCGCTGCCTGGTGAAACAGCGTCGAGCATCACTTTCACGATCACCTCGGCGTCCAAGGCATGGAACATCTCCGGCATCAAGTGTGCAGAAGTGATCCTGCCGCACCGGAACGCCGTGGCAGCATGGGATGGCTCCGAGATGCTGCGCTCGACGTCGAACTCAACCTCCACCCTGGGGGCTGTCGCGGCGATGGCCGCGTATCTCGACGGCGCAGAGTGGCTGGATTCGGTGATCGACTATCTAGCCGGAAACCGCGACGTCGTCAGCCTCTTCGCCCGCACCGAGCTGCCCGTCATCGGCTACGTCGAGCCAGAGGCTTCGTACCTGTCGTGGCTGGAACTGCCTGAGTGGCTCGGCCAGGGCAACGCAGGCCCTGCGGAGTTCATCTCGCGGGCAGCCAGAGTGTCGGCCATGGAGGGTGCCGACTTCGGGCCGGTCAGCAAGGACTTCGTCCGGCTGGGCTTCGCAACCTCATGGCCCGTTCTCCTCCAGGCGCTCGACCGGATAGCCGACGCGATAAGGGGAGGCCCAGTGAAGTAA